TGGTAAAACACTACGGCAAAATCAAGCAGGCCCTCAATCAACTGATAGACGCACTGCGGCAATCGCCACCGGATTTACTGATACTTGTAGACTACCAGGAGTTTAACTTTCGCCTGGCTGAAAAAGCCAAGGCCCGCGGCATTAAAGTGCTGTTTTACATCAGCCCGCAGGTGTGGGCCTGGCGGCCACACAGGGTGCACACCATGGCCAAAAAAATAGACCACATGGCAGTGCTGTTTCCCTTTGAAGAACAGTTTTATGAAAACGCAGGTGTACCCTGCACCTTTGTTGGCCACCCACTGGTAGATGAAGTAAAACCCGATCGCAGCGCGGCCGAGTGCTACGCGCGCTACCAGTTAAACGCCGAACAGCCGGTGGTGGGTTTATTTCCCGGCTCACGCAAGAGTGAAGTCGCCAGGGTACTGCCAATACTGCTGGAAAGCGCAAAGCTTATTCAGCAAGCAAAACCTGATGCCCAGTTTATTTTGCCGCTGGCAAGCACCATTGCCTTAACAGACATTCAGGGCCTACTGGCGGAATACCCGAGCCTGCAGGTGCGTGCCATTCGCGATCGCTCTTACAATGTGATGCAGGTGTGCAACGCCATCATGACAGCCTCCGGCACTGCCACGCTGGAAATTGCGCTAATGGGAATCCCCAACACCATCGTTTACAAAATTGCGCCACTGTCTTATTGGATTTTAAAGCGCATGGTA
This genomic stretch from Simiduia sp. 21SJ11W-1 harbors:
- the lpxB gene encoding lipid-A-disaccharide synthase, which encodes MSHTYTVMISAGEASGDLHAANLVKAMHKLAPDTRFTGMGSDQLREAGCELLVDCADIAVVGLWEVVKHYGKIKQALNQLIDALRQSPPDLLILVDYQEFNFRLAEKAKARGIKVLFYISPQVWAWRPHRVHTMAKKIDHMAVLFPFEEQFYENAGVPCTFVGHPLVDEVKPDRSAAECYARYQLNAEQPVVGLFPGSRKSEVARVLPILLESAKLIQQAKPDAQFILPLASTIALTDIQGLLAEYPSLQVRAIRDRSYNVMQVCNAIMTASGTATLEIALMGIPNTIVYKIAPLSYWILKRMVKIADIGLENIVAEKRIVQEFIQADAKPAAIAAEICRLLDDTQYRSTQIAELNKVRGKLGKEGGSANVAKLALDMIEGRV